DNA from Clostridia bacterium:
TCGGCGTACGCCGGCCGCGGCACGCGCACCAGGAGGTCGAGACGGTCGCGCAACGGCCCGGACAGGCGGCCCTGATATTGTCTTAGCTGCGCGGCGGAACAGCGGCAGGCGCGCGGGGCGCGGGACTCGCCGTGCCACCCGCAGGCACACGGGTTGTCCGCCATGAGGAGCTGCGTCCGCGCCGGGAAGCGCACCGTGCCGCGGTGGCGCGCCACGACGACTTCGCCGTCTTCCAGGGGGGCGCGCAGCGCCTCCAGCACGGCGGGGGCGAAGCGGCCGACCTCGTCGAGGAACAGGACCCCACCGTGCCCCAGGGACAGCTCGCCCGGGCGCAGCGTGGCGCCCCCGCCGATGAGCGCCACGACGGTCGCCCCGGGCGAGGGCGCGCGGAAGGGCGGGCGCCTGAGGAGCCCCGTCCCCGGCGGCAGCACGCCGGCGGCGCTGTGGATGGCCGTGACCTCCAGGGACGTCGCCTCGTCCAGGTCCGGCAGAAGGCCGGCCAGGCGGCGCGCGAGCATCGTCTTGCCGGACCCCGGCGGACCGATGAGCATGGCGTTGTGGCCGCCCGCGGCCGCGACCTCGAGGGCGCGTTTCGCGAGCTCCTGCCCGCGGACGTCGGCGAAGTCTCCGGCTGCCTCCGCGCCGCCCGGCGCGTCGTCAGGAGCGGCCGGCGGCGCGGTCTCGTCCGTGCCGGGCGGGTGGAGCGGTTCCCCGGCCAGCCAGCGCGCGGCGTCGGCGAGAGAGCGTGCGCCGACGACCTCCAGGTGTCCGACGGCGCGCGCTTCCCGCGCGTTGGCCGCCGGCACCAGGATGTGGCGCGCCCCCGCCTGGCGGGCGGCCAGCG
Protein-coding regions in this window:
- a CDS encoding YifB family Mg chelatase-like AAA ATPase codes for the protein MLARGWTAALQGVDAVPVSVEVDVHNGLPALELVGLPGAGVRESKDRIRSAIRNGGWTFPPRRVTVNLAPGHVRKTGSHYDLPIALCVLMATGQVEGRRANVWAVGELALDGALRPVPGVLPFALAARQAGARHILVPAANAREARAVGHLEVVGARSLADAARWLAGEPLHPPGTDETAPPAAPDDAPGGAEAAGDFADVRGQELAKRALEVAAAGGHNAMLIGPPGSGKTMLARRLAGLLPDLDEATSLEVTAIHSAAGVLPPGTGLLRRPPFRAPSPGATVVALIGGGATLRPGELSLGHGGVLFLDEVGRFAPAVLEALRAPLEDGEVVVARHRGTVRFPARTQLLMADNPCACGWHGESRAPRACRCSAAQLRQYQGRLSGPLRDRLDLLVRVPRPAYADTTRPGAATTRDMRARVEAARARQRERGQAVVNARLGLAEVERAAALDGAAERCLADAYALHGLGLRGRVRVLRVARTIADLDGSQRVREDHVLEALHYRFTGANE